A window of Pectinophora gossypiella chromosome 12, ilPecGoss1.1, whole genome shotgun sequence contains these coding sequences:
- the LOC126371426 gene encoding organic cation transporter protein-like: protein MASVEALLAREVGQLGRYQVRVLLLCGAASILSAFSTNEFVFTTGRIDTRCLIPECENPDEAVFAPSWILNAVPSEGDGFTSCERFNSSAAAAAGTCPAALFDSTTIVECEQYVYENTNTAVYTLELGCDEWRRSLLGSARTAGALVALPVAGALADRWGRRTALALVAFNTAWIGLLRYFAATYIGFIISVFFESALGAGGILACGYILILEVVPAKYRVIAGTMSNSCFAMGQIILGLLAWAVPNWRHLTLVLYTPQLLAITYFWIMPESIRWYLSKGKYEEAEAALKNIAQINGRKVSAKTLQELREAAEETERITAIKLKENDSEPWLLMKVFRHKAILLRCLVAPVWWITMTLVYYGLSINAVNISGNQYHNYMVVAAVEIPGFWSAMLLVERVGRKPVLMMAYWVCAAGQIAYIFMPADQYEASLAVYLVSKYGISMVVTAMYLYTSELFPTQHRQTLFAFCSMMGRVGAIVAPLTPALGMSVWEQLPSALFAGMALVAGLLTLLTPETRGCRLPDTMEEAARIGKTRPNRPNVAKIVSRL, encoded by the exons ATGGCCTCGGTGGAGGCCCTTTTGGCGCGGGAGGTGGGTCAGCTGGGCCGCTACCAGGTGCGAGTGTTGCTGCTCTGTGGCGCAGCCTCCATACTCTCCGCCTTCAGCACTAACGAGTTCGTCTTCACCACCGGCAGAATCGACACCAG ATGCCTCATTCCGGAATGTGAGAACCCTGATGAAGCTGTGTTTGCTCCGTCGTGGATCCTGAACGCAGTGCCCAGTGAGGGCGACGGATTCACGAGCTGCGAGCGCTTCAACAGCAGCGCGGCAGCTGCGGCCGGCACCTGCCCTGCTGCTCTCTTCGACAGCACCACCATCGTCGAATGCGAACAATACGTCTACGAGAACACCAACACAGCCGTTTACACC TTGGAGCTAGGCTGCGACGAATGGCGCCGGTCGCTGTTGGGCTCGGCGCGCACGGCGGGCGCGCTGGTGGCGCTGCCGGTGGCGGGCGCGCTGGCTGACCGCTGGGGCCGCCGCACCGCGCTCGCCCTCGTCGCCTTCAACACCGCTTGGATCGGCCTACTGCGATACTTCGCCGCCACATACATCGGGTTCATCATCTCCGTCTTCTTCGAGTCAGCGCTCGGAGCAGGAGGAATACTAGCTTGTGGCTACATTTTAA tcTTGGAAGTCGTTCCAGCTAAGTACCGGGTTATAGCTGGCACTATGTCCAACAGCTGCTTCGCTATGGGTCAAATAATTCTCGGACTGCTTGCGTGGGCCGTGCCGAATTGGAGACACCTTACTCTAGTTTTATACACGCCACAACTCCTTGCAATTACTTACTTTTGGATTATGCCCGAGTCGATCAGATGGTACCTGAGTAAAGGTAAATACGAAGAGGCAGAAGCTGCGCTTAAAAATATTGCCCAGATTAATGGAAGAAAAGTATCTGCAAAGACACTGCAAGAATTAAGAGAAGCGGCGGAAGAGACGGAGCGGATAACTGCGATAAAAttgaaagaaaatgatagtgAACCATGGTTACTCATGAAGGTATTCCGCCACAAGGCAATATTGTTGAGGTGCTTGGTGGCGCCGGTGTGGTGGATCACGATGACGCTGGTCTACTACGGTCTATCGATCAACGCGGTGAACATCTCTGGGAACCAGTATCACAACTATATGGTGGTGGCGGCGGTGGAAATCCCCGGGTTTTGGAGCGCCATGCTACTCGTGGAGCGGGTGGGCAGGAAGCCGGTGCTCATGATGGCTTACTGGGTCTGTGCCGCCGGACAGATAGCGTACATATTTATGCCAGCCG ATCAGTACGAAGCGTCCCTGGCGGTGTACCTGGTGAGCAAGTACGGCATCTCAATGGTGGTGACGGCTATGTACCTGTACACATCGGAGCTGTTCCCCACGCAGCACCGGCAGACCCTGTTCGCGTTCTGTTCCATGATGGGCCGCGTCGGCGCCATTGTTGCGCCGCTGACGCCTGCTCTG GGTATGTCAGTGTGGGAGCAGCTGCCGTCGGCGCTGTTCGCGGGTATGGCGCTGGTGGCGGGGCTGCTAACACTGCTGACGCCAGAGACGCGCGGCTGCCGGCTGCCAGACACCATGGAAGAAGCTGCACGCATCGGCAAGACTCGACCAAACAGACCCAATGTTGCTAAGATTGTAAGTCGGTTATAA